One Triticum dicoccoides isolate Atlit2015 ecotype Zavitan chromosome 4B, WEW_v2.0, whole genome shotgun sequence genomic window carries:
- the LOC119293373 gene encoding serpin-ZX-like translates to MAATDTRLSVAHQTRFALRLASAISSPSNADGAAGNAAFSPLSLHVALSLIGAGAGGATRDQLAATLGAVGQGEAESLHALAQQVVQLVLADASVEGGPRVAFANGVFVDTSTPLKSSFKEVAVGKYKAETHSVDFQTKAGEVACQVNTWVEKITSGLIKEILADGSVDSTTRLVLGNALYFKGAWTEEFDASKTKDGKFHLLDGSSVQAPFMSSTNEQYISSCDNMKVLKLPYRQGGDMRQFSMYILLPEANDGLWNLAEKVSSEPEFLEKHTPTEKVPVRHFKLPKFKISFGFEASSLLKGLGLHLPFSGEADLSEMVDSAEEQNLCVSSVFHKSFVEVNEEGTEAAAATAAVVMLESLPLDPPMEIDFIADHPFLFMIREDLTGVVLFVGHVVNPLLAA, encoded by the exons ATGGCGGCCACCGACACCCGCCTCTCCGTCGCCCACCAGACGCGCTTTGCACTCCGCCTCGCCTCCGCCATCTCCTCGCCCTCCAACGCCGACGGTGCTGCCGGCAACGCAGCCTTCTCCCCGCTCTCCCTCCACGTCGCGCTCAGCCTCATCGGCGCCGGCGCGGGCGGTGCCACCCGCGATCAGCTGGCCGCTACACTCGGTGCCGTAGGGCAAGGCGAGGCGGAGAGCCTCCACGCGCTCGCCCAGCAGGTGGTGCAGCTGGTGCTCGCCGACGCGTCGGTCGAGGGCGGTCCGCGCGTCGCGTTCGCTAACGGCGTCTTCGTCGACACGTCGACGCCGCTCAAGTCGTCCTTCAAGGAGGTCGCCGTTGGGAAGTACAAGGCCGAGACCCACTCCGTCGACTTCCAAACTAAG GCTGGTGAAGTTGCATGTCAAGTGAACACATGGGTAGAGAAAATCACATCAGGTCTCATCAAAGAGATCCTCGCGGATGGATCTGTCgacagcaccactagacttgttcttGGCAATGCGCTTTATTTCAAAGGAGCCTGGACAGAGGAGTTTGATGCATCCAAAACCAAAGACGGCAAGTTCCACCTTCTTGACGGGAGCTCAGTACAAGCACCATTCATGTCTAGCACAAATGAGCAATATATTTCGTCTTGTGACAATATGAAAGTACTTAAGCTTCCTTACCGGCAAGGCGGGGACATGAGGCAATTTTCCATGTACATACTTCTTCCAGAAGCAAATGACGGTCTTTGGAACTTGGCCGAAAAGGTGAGCTCGGAACCAGAGTTCCTAGAGAAGCATACCCCAACCGAGAAGGTCCCAGTCAGACATTTCAAGCTTCCCAAGTTCAAGATTTCGTTCGGATTTGAAGCTTCCAGTTTGCTCAAAGGTTTGGGACTGCATCTTCCATTTAGCGGAGAAGCCGATCTTTCGGAGATGGTGGATTCAGCAGAGGAGCAGAATTTGTGCGTCTCGTCAGTTTTCCATAAGTCCTTTGTTGAAGTGAATGAAGAAGGAACAGAGGCTGCAGCAGCAACGGCTGCAGTTGTTATGCTAGAGTCGCTACCATTAGACCCGCCAATGGAGATAGATTTTATCGCAGACCACCCATTCCTTTTCATGATCCGAGAAGATTTGACTGGTGTGGTGTTGTTTGTTGGTCATGTGGTCAATCCTTTACTTGCAGCATAA